From Pseudomonadota bacterium, a single genomic window includes:
- a CDS encoding alpha/beta hydrolase: protein MRDLLRLAASPQHWLRSGRLLLALPSLVVGGCTQAELVNALVPRDDFRLTTDLSYGPGARQVLDVYRPATGEGKRAVVVFFYGGNWDSGAKGDYLFVGEALASRGFITIIPDYRIYPEVRYPAFLEDAAAAFRWTLDHLAELGGDPARIHLMGHSAGAYIAAMLTLDERWLGAGRGRIRSTVGLAGPYDFLPLTDPKLQIIFAPEADLERTQPISFVDGTAAPVFLASGLADTTVRPGNAERLGARIRAQGGVADERYYAALGHIGLVAALASPLRFLDPVLDDVVAFLGRE, encoded by the coding sequence ATGCGTGATCTGCTGCGCCTTGCCGCGAGCCCTCAGCATTGGTTGCGAAGCGGGCGCTTGCTGCTGGCGCTCCCGAGCCTGGTGGTTGGGGGCTGCACCCAGGCCGAGCTCGTCAATGCGCTGGTTCCGCGCGATGATTTTCGCCTGACGACGGATCTGTCCTACGGGCCGGGGGCCCGGCAGGTTCTCGACGTTTACCGGCCGGCGACCGGCGAGGGAAAGCGGGCGGTCGTCGTCTTCTTCTATGGCGGCAATTGGGACAGCGGTGCGAAGGGCGACTATCTGTTCGTCGGCGAAGCCCTGGCATCGCGCGGCTTCATCACCATCATTCCCGACTACCGCATCTACCCCGAGGTGCGCTATCCGGCCTTTCTCGAGGACGCCGCCGCCGCATTCCGCTGGACGCTGGACCACCTGGCCGAGCTCGGCGGCGATCCGGCGCGGATCCACCTGATGGGCCACTCCGCCGGCGCCTATATCGCCGCCATGCTAACCTTGGACGAGCGCTGGCTCGGGGCCGGGCGCGGGCGGATCCGGAGCACCGTCGGGCTCGCCGGCCCCTACGACTTCCTGCCGCTCACCGATCCGAAATTGCAGATCATCTTCGCACCCGAAGCCGATCTCGAACGGACCCAGCCGATCTCCTTCGTCGACGGCACCGCCGCCCCGGTCTTCCTCGCGAGCGGTCTTGCCGACACCACGGTCAGGCCGGGAAACGCCGAGCGGCTTGGCGCACGGATCAGAGCGCAAGGGGGGGTGGCCGACGAGCGCTACTATGCGGCTCTCGGCCATATCGGCCTCGTCGCGGCGCTGGCCTCGCCGTTGCGCTTCCTCGATCCGGTGCTGGACGACGTGGTCGCGTTCCTCGGCCGTGAGTAG
- the aceB gene encoding malate synthase A, translating into MNASKLMAGVEILGAMAPGFDAVLTPEALAFLVGLQRTFNGERKRLLALREARQARLDSGERPDFLEETRKIRESDWTVAKLPKDLLDRRVEITGPVDRKMIINALNCGASVFMADFEDASTPTWANMIEGQANLMDAVRRTIAFDDPQTKRRYELNDKTAVLLVRPRGWHLLEKHLLVDGEPMSGSLFDFGLCFFHNAKELLKRGSGPYYYLPKIESHLEARLWNDVFVHAQTALGVARGSIKATVLIETILASFEMDEILWELKEHSAGLNCGRWDYIFSFIKKFRADPNAVMPDRALVTMTSHFLRSYSQLLIKTCHRREVHAMGGMAAQIPIKDDPKANEAAMAKVRADKEREAGDGHDGTWVAHPGLVPIAREIFDRLMPNSHQIARKRQDVQVTAADLIKVPEGPRTEVGLRQNINVGIGYVEAWLRGQGCVPLYNLMEDAATAEISRTQVWQWRHHGATLEDGRLVDKALCRKVVEEELEKTRAHVGDRRFLSGKYAEAAELMCELIEAKPYVEFLTLPAYDQLVAAGG; encoded by the coding sequence ATGAACGCATCGAAGCTGATGGCCGGGGTCGAGATCTTGGGCGCGATGGCGCCGGGCTTCGATGCGGTGCTGACCCCGGAGGCACTCGCCTTCCTCGTCGGCCTGCAGCGCACGTTCAACGGCGAGCGCAAGCGTCTCTTGGCGCTGCGCGAGGCGCGTCAGGCGCGGCTCGATTCCGGGGAGCGTCCCGACTTTCTCGAGGAGACCCGGAAGATCCGCGAGTCCGATTGGACGGTAGCGAAGCTGCCCAAGGACCTCTTGGACCGGCGCGTCGAGATCACCGGCCCGGTCGACCGCAAGATGATCATCAACGCGCTCAATTGCGGCGCCTCGGTGTTCATGGCCGATTTCGAGGATGCCTCGACCCCGACCTGGGCCAACATGATCGAGGGGCAGGCGAACCTCATGGATGCGGTCCGCCGCACCATCGCCTTCGACGACCCGCAGACCAAGCGCCGCTATGAGCTCAACGACAAGACCGCCGTGCTCCTGGTGCGCCCCCGCGGCTGGCATCTCCTGGAGAAGCATCTGCTGGTCGACGGCGAGCCGATGTCGGGCTCGCTGTTCGATTTCGGCCTCTGCTTCTTCCACAATGCGAAGGAGCTCCTGAAGCGCGGCAGCGGGCCCTACTACTACCTGCCGAAGATCGAAAGCCATCTAGAGGCGCGCCTCTGGAACGACGTCTTCGTCCATGCCCAGACCGCGCTCGGCGTCGCCCGGGGCTCGATCAAGGCGACCGTGCTGATCGAGACCATTCTCGCCAGCTTCGAGATGGACGAGATCCTGTGGGAGCTGAAGGAGCACTCGGCCGGCCTCAATTGCGGCCGCTGGGACTACATCTTCAGCTTCATCAAGAAATTTCGCGCCGACCCGAATGCGGTCATGCCGGATCGGGCGCTCGTCACCATGACCAGCCATTTCCTTCGCTCATACTCGCAGCTCTTGATCAAGACCTGCCATCGCCGCGAGGTGCATGCGATGGGTGGCATGGCGGCCCAGATCCCGATCAAGGACGATCCCAAGGCGAACGAGGCGGCGATGGCGAAGGTCCGCGCCGACAAGGAGCGCGAAGCCGGCGACGGCCATGACGGCACCTGGGTCGCCCATCCCGGCCTGGTGCCGATCGCCCGGGAGATCTTCGACCGGCTGATGCCGAACTCCCATCAGATCGCCCGCAAGCGCCAGGACGTGCAGGTGACCGCCGCCGACCTCATCAAGGTGCCGGAAGGGCCACGCACGGAAGTTGGGCTCCGCCAGAACATCAATGTCGGCATCGGCTACGTCGAGGCCTGGCTCAGGGGCCAGGGCTGCGTGCCGCTCTATAATTTGATGGAAGATGCGGCCACCGCCGAGATCAGCCGCACCCAGGTCTGGCAGTGGCGCCATCACGGCGCCACGCTGGAGGACGGCAGGCTGGTGGACAAGGCGCTCTGCCGCAAGGTCGTCGAGGAGGAGCTGGAGAAGACCCGCGCCCACGTCGGCGATCGACGCTTTCTGTCCGGCAAATACGCCGAGGCCGCCGAGCTCATGTGCGAGCTGATCGAAGCCAAGCCCTATGTCGAGTTCCTGACCTTGCCGGCCTACGACCAGTTGGTCGCCGCCGGTGGGTGA